The following proteins are encoded in a genomic region of Arachis stenosperma cultivar V10309 chromosome 4, arast.V10309.gnm1.PFL2, whole genome shotgun sequence:
- the LOC130974334 gene encoding 36.4 kDa proline-rich protein-like, with product MGNYVVTTILILLFHFSTLINVVFSCPYCPYPTPKPPKHHDHPKLPPKHPPRVKPPIHKPPKHNNPTPTTPCPPPKSPKPRPPYVPKPPVIVHPPYVPKPPYVPKPPVVRPPYVPKPPVVTPPYVPKPPVVTPPYVPKPPVVTPPYVVTPPYVPKPPVVTPPYVPKPPVVTPPYVPKPPIVTPPYVPKPPIVTPPYVPKPPVVTPPYVPKPPVVTPPYVPKPPVVTPPYVPTPSPPYVPKPSPPVVTPPYTPRPPIIVHPPYVPLPPVVPTPPIISPPPYVPTPPVVTPPTPPSETPCPPPPPPPPAQPTCPIDSLKLGACVDVLGGLIHIGIGGSAKQTCCPVLEGLLDLDAAVCLCTTIRAKLLNINIIIPIALQLLIDCGKTPPDGFKCSPN from the coding sequence ATGGGGAACTATGTTGTAACTACCATACTCATTCTTCTCTTCCATTTCAGCACTCTAATCAACGTTGTCTTCTCTTGTCCGTACTGTCCATACCCAACTCCAAAGCCTCCAAAGCACCACGACCATCCAAAACTCCCACCCAAACATCCTCCAAGAGTGAAGCCCCCAATTCACAAACCACCAAAGCACAATAACCCTACTCCTACCACTCCATGTCCACCTCCAAAGTCACCAAAACCAAGACCTCCCTATGTCCCCAAGCCTCCAGTAATAGTGCACCCACCCTACGTCCCAAAACCACCATATGTACCTAAGCCACCGGTTGTTAGACCACCATATGTACCAAAGCCACCGGTTGTTACACCACCATATGTACCAAAGCCACCGGTTGTAACTCCACCATATGTACCAAAGCCACCAGTTGTAACTCCACCATATGTTGTTACACCACCATATGTACCAAAGCCACCGGTTGTAACTCCACCATATGTACCAAAGCCACCAGTTGTAACTCCACCATATGTACCAAAGCCACCGATTGTGACACCACCATATGTACCAAAGCCACCGATTGTGACACCACCATATGTACCAAAGCCACCGGTGGTTACACCACCATATGTGCCGAAACCGCCGGTTGTGACACCGCCATATGTACCAAAGCCACCAGTGGTTACACCACCTTATGTTCCTACACCATCACCACCATATGTACCAAAACCATCTCCACCAGTTGTGACACCACCATACACACCAAGGCCGCCCATTATTGTACATCCTCCGTACGTCCCGTTGCCACCAGTTGTACCCACACCGCCCATCATCTCACCTCCTCCATATGTACCGACGCCACCGGTGGTTACTCCACCAACGCCACCAAGTGAAACACCGTGTCCGCCACCGCCACCGCCACCGCCGGCGCAACCAACATGCCCCATAGACTCGTTGAAGCTTGGTGCCTGTGTGGACGTTCTTGGCGGACTCATACACATCGGAATCGGAGGAAGTGCTAAACAAACATGCTGTCCGGTGCTTGAAGGGCTTCTGGACCTTGATGCTGCTGTGTGTCTCTGCACTACAATCAGGGCGAAGCTTCTCAACATCAACATCATCATCCCCATTGCCCTTCAGCTCCTCATTGATTGTGGAAAGACTCCACCAGATGGATTCAAGTGCTCACCAAATTAA
- the LOC130973895 gene encoding leucine-rich repeat receptor-like serine/threonine-protein kinase BAM1, with product MATPHYCYSFLLVSHLFLLSAQSLDPTDFKALLSIKNTLTDVSPTTPFFSTWNLTAPDPCSSFSGVTCSFNRVTILSLGANSLSLAGSLPPSISVLTELTQLILSPGIVTGSIPQELGQLNKLRVISLSNNRFTGAIPSIFSSLKTLHTLDLSNNQLAGSIPPSLTELPQLRVLILASNSLTGDFPQTVSSPLLHLDLKNNKLTGTLPPWMPSSLRYLSVSQNQMWGPLSNGLDSLSELEFLDLSMNHFSGPIPAQLFYLPTLSSLFLQRNNLSGHLPQSPGDNGPLIWSPSYGEGSTVDLSHNSLSGKLSTVFDGVESLFLNNNRFIGTVPEVYVKSMCRGSTRTLYLQHNYLTGIPFQEGTVLPDTASLCLSYNCMVPPASLMTCPASAGEQLSRPVAQCTLFNKRLN from the coding sequence ATGGCCACACCACATTATTGTTACAGTTTCCTTCTGGTGTCCCACCTTTTTCTCCTTTCAGCCCAATCTCTGGATCCCACTGATTTCAAAGCCCTTCTCTCAATCAAGAATACTCTCACCGACGTCTCTCCCACCACGCCTTTCTTCTCCACCTGGAACCTCACCGCACCAGATCCCTGCTCCTCCTTCTCCGGCGTTACCTGCTCCTTCAACCGAGTTACCATACTTTCACTTGGCGCCAACTCACTCAGCCTCGCCGGCTCACTCCCACCATCCATCTCCGTTCTCACCGAGTTGACCCAGCTCATCCTCTCACCTGGAATCGTCACCGGTTCTATTCCCCAGGAACTCGGTCAACTCAACAAACTCCGAGTCATCTCCTTATCCAACAACCGCTTCACAGGGGCCATACCCTCAATCTTCTCCTCTCTCAAAACCCTCCACACCCTCGACCTGAGTAATAACCAACTCGCCGGGTCTATCCCACCGAGTCTCACCGAGTTGCCGCAACTCAGAGTCCTCATCCTAGCCTCCAACTCACTAACCGGAGACTTCCCGCAAACCGTTTCCTCGCCATTACTCCATTTGGATCTGAAGAACAACAAGCTCACCGGGACGTTACCGCCGTGGATGCCGTCATCACTCCGTTACTTATCCGTTTCGCAAAACCAAATGTGGGGTCCACTCAGCAACGGCTTGGACTCACTCTCAGAGTTGGAGTTTCTAGACCTGAGCATGAATCATTTCAGTGGGCCCATCCCGGCCCAACTCTTCTACTTGCCAACGCTCTCCTCTCTCTTCCTACAACGGAACAATCTCTCCGGTCACCTTCCGCAAAGTCCCGGTGATAACGGTCCGTTGATCTGGTCCCCATCGTACGGTGAAGGATCGACCGTTGATCTCAGCCATAACTCACTCAGCGGGAAACTATCAACGGTTTTCGATGGCGTGGAAAGCTTGTTCTTAAATAACAACCGATTTATTGGGACGGTCCCTGAGGTGTATGTTAAGAGCATGTGCCGCGGTAGCACCAGAACATTGTACCTTCAGCATAACTACCTAACGGGGATACCGTTTCAGGAGGGGACTGTATTGCCCGATACGGCGTCGTTGTGCTTGTCTTACAATTGCATGGTGCCGCCGGCTAGCCTGATGACGTGTCCGGCCAGTGCTGGGGAGCAATTGTCGAGGCCGGTGGCCCAGTGTACCCTCTTTAACAAGAGATTAAATTAG